The Pleurodeles waltl isolate 20211129_DDA chromosome 7, aPleWal1.hap1.20221129, whole genome shotgun sequence genome includes a region encoding these proteins:
- the LOC138246573 gene encoding maternal B9.15 protein-like, whose protein sequence is MEAQSHKGSALPLNVPADMREEVVAGVKYVVSLANRRHSLDPQKLEIFREELTALLCQKYTGHWYPDSPAKGQAYRCIRVSKEQPADAILLQACTQSGLVYTQLALPKVMTLWIDPYEVCCRLGENTRHYTVASFERKKTGSKKTPTQELETSDYFSDTSSDVQSASSSDDEGTGTTPRRPPAPALSAQVSRSIYRATPLWVPDWRMAQAYLTVFQTNGYFYPDTEHPTSYSPVSLQASSGRDHPNKAPQF, encoded by the exons ATGGAGGCTCAGAGCCATAAG GGTTCAGCCTTGCCCCTGAACGTGCCTGCTGACATGCGCGAGGAGGTGGTTGCTGGCGTCAAGTACGTGGTGTCCCTTGCCAACCGACGCCACTCACTGGACCCCCAGAAATTGGAGATCTTCAGAGAAGAGCTGACTGCACTCCTGTGCCAGAAATATACCGGGCACTGGTATCCGGATAGCCCTGCCAAGGGGCAGGCATACAG GTGTATCAGGGTGAGCAAGGAGCAGCCCGCTGATGCCATCCTTCTCCAGGCCTGCACCCAGAGCGGCCTGGTCTACACTCAGCTTGCACTGCCCAAAGTCATGACCCTTTGGATCGACCCCTACGAAGTCTGCTGCAG GTTGGGGGAAAACACGCGCCATTACACTGTGGCCAGCTTTGAGCGGAAGAAAACAGGATCCAAGAAGACCCCAACCCAGGAGCTGGAAACCTCTGATTATTTCTCAGACACTTCCTCGGATGTGCAGTCTGCGAGCTCCTCTGATGATGAAGGCACTGGGACCACCCCGCGCAGACCTCCAGCACCTGCTTTGAGCGCACAG gtTTCCCGATCGATTTACCGTGCAACGCCCCTCTGGGTGCCTGACTGGAGGATGGCCCAGGCCTACTTAACCGTGTTCCAAACCAACGGATACTTTTACCCAGACACCGAGCACCCGACGAGTTACTCCCCTGTCAGCCTCCAAGCTTCCTCTGGGCGAGACCACCCGAACAAGGCCCCTCAGTTTTGA